One Megalopta genalis isolate 19385.01 chromosome 5, iyMegGena1_principal, whole genome shotgun sequence DNA window includes the following coding sequences:
- the LOC117221074 gene encoding iris isoform X13, protein MGSPAPRSDALRAVSQGTNDFSASLFQAVAQENPGNLIMSPLSAAVVLAMAAYGARGETEKQLKAVLHSPNPDKLAMHGYEELITSLNSVKENTLNLANKAFLNNKFSLKPTYQSLTENYFKSKTQLVDFAQSAQAANEINSWVSDKTNNHIKDLIGSGDVDADTALVLVNAVYFKGLWKDKFDPAATQSLPFHVNGNTVKNVPTMHRQDHYKYGELPEINAKFIEIPYKGDSLSMVIILPNEVNGLAEVEKKVQNINLSDVLSQGIVQEVQLYLPKFKIESKLDLNSPLKKLGLTDMFSSHANFSGIADAELVVSKVVQKAFIEVNEEGSEAAAATGIVIQARCSVFNLQLMVDRPFFYSIISRVQNQGTEDGNVVVLFSGRVLEPFSPSL, encoded by the exons ATGGGTTCACCAGCACCTAGGTCAGATGCATTGCGCGCTGTGTCACAAGGAACAAATGACTTTTCAGCATCACTATTCCAG GCTGTGGCACAAGAAAATCCAGGCAATCTTATAATGAGTCCTCTTAGTGCAGCTGTTGTACTTGCTATGGCTGCTTATGGAGCTCGTGGTGAAACAGAAAAACAGTTAAAAGCTGTACTACATTCACCCAATCCAGATAAACTTGCaatgcatggatatgaagaacTTATCACTTCTCTAAAT AGTGTTAAAGAAAACACACTTAACCTGGCGAATAAAGCATTTCTCAACAAtaaatttagcttgaaaccaactTACCAGTCATTGACAGAGaattacttcaaatccaaaacTCAATTAGTTGACTTTGCCCAGTCTGCACAGGCTGCAAACGAAATTAACTCATGGGTTAGTGACAAGACAAACAACCACATTAAGGACCTTATAGGATCTG GTGATGTCGATGCGGACACGGCATTAGTGCTAGTTAACGCAGTATATTTTAAGGGTCTGTGGAAAGATAAATTCGATCCTGCAGCCACCCAATCATTGCCATTCCACGTTAATGGAAATACAGTAAAGAATGTACCTACTATGCATAGGCAAGATCACTACAAGTACGGCGAACTTCCCGAGATAAATGCTAAATTCATTGAAATACCGTATAAG GGAGATTCACTGAGTATGGTCATCATTCTTCCAAATGAAGTTAATGGTTTGGCTGAAGTAGAAAAGAAGGTACAGAACATAAACCTCAGCGACGTTCTAAGTCAAGGAATCGTACAGGAGGTGCAGTTATACCTTCCAAAGTTCAAGATCGAAAGTAAACTAGACCTAAACTCTCCTTTGAAGAAG CTTGGATTGACTGATATGTTCAGTTCTCACGCTAACTTCTCTGGTATTGCTGACGCCGAATTAGTTGTCAGCAAAGTTGTACAAAAGGCATTTATTGAAGTGAATGAAGAAGGTAGTGAAGCCGCAGCTGCCACAG GAATAGTGATTCAAGCGCGCTGTAGCGTATTTAATCTGCAGCTAATGGTTGACCGACCATTTTTCTATAGTATCATCAGCAGAGTTCAGAATCAGGGAACCGAAGATGGCAATGTTGTTGTGCTCTTTTCTGGTCGTGTTCTCGAACCGTTCTCCCCCTCACTTTGA
- the LOC117221074 gene encoding iris isoform X1, whose product MRMLKESILVAFLIALAMGSPAPRSDALRAVSQGTNDFSASLFQAVAQENPGNLIMSPLSAAVVLAMAAYGARGETEKQLKAVLHSPNPDKLAMHGYEELITSLNSVKENTLNLANKAFLNNKFSLKPTYQSLTENYFKSKTQLVDFAQSAQAANEINSWVSDKTNNHIKDLIGSGDVDADTALVLVNAVYFKGLWKDKFDPAATQSLPFHVNGNTVKNVPTMHRQDHYKYGELPEINAKFIEIPYKGDSLSMVIILPNEVNGLAEVEKKVQNINLSDVLSQGIVQEVQLYLPKFKIESKLDLNSPLKKLGLTDMFSSHANFSGIADAELVVSKVVQKAFIEVNEEGSEAAAATGIVIQARCSVFNLQLMVDRPFFYSIISRVQNQGTEDGNVVVLFSGRVLEPFSPSL is encoded by the exons ATGAGGATGT TGAAGGAAAGTATCTTAGTCGCGTTCCTTATTGCACTAGCAATGGGTTCACCAGCACCTAGGTCAGATGCATTGCGCGCTGTGTCACAAGGAACAAATGACTTTTCAGCATCACTATTCCAG GCTGTGGCACAAGAAAATCCAGGCAATCTTATAATGAGTCCTCTTAGTGCAGCTGTTGTACTTGCTATGGCTGCTTATGGAGCTCGTGGTGAAACAGAAAAACAGTTAAAAGCTGTACTACATTCACCCAATCCAGATAAACTTGCaatgcatggatatgaagaacTTATCACTTCTCTAAAT AGTGTTAAAGAAAACACACTTAACCTGGCGAATAAAGCATTTCTCAACAAtaaatttagcttgaaaccaactTACCAGTCATTGACAGAGaattacttcaaatccaaaacTCAATTAGTTGACTTTGCCCAGTCTGCACAGGCTGCAAACGAAATTAACTCATGGGTTAGTGACAAGACAAACAACCACATTAAGGACCTTATAGGATCTG GTGATGTCGATGCGGACACGGCATTAGTGCTAGTTAACGCAGTATATTTTAAGGGTCTGTGGAAAGATAAATTCGATCCTGCAGCCACCCAATCATTGCCATTCCACGTTAATGGAAATACAGTAAAGAATGTACCTACTATGCATAGGCAAGATCACTACAAGTACGGCGAACTTCCCGAGATAAATGCTAAATTCATTGAAATACCGTATAAG GGAGATTCACTGAGTATGGTCATCATTCTTCCAAATGAAGTTAATGGTTTGGCTGAAGTAGAAAAGAAGGTACAGAACATAAACCTCAGCGACGTTCTAAGTCAAGGAATCGTACAGGAGGTGCAGTTATACCTTCCAAAGTTCAAGATCGAAAGTAAACTAGACCTAAACTCTCCTTTGAAGAAG CTTGGATTGACTGATATGTTCAGTTCTCACGCTAACTTCTCTGGTATTGCTGACGCCGAATTAGTTGTCAGCAAAGTTGTACAAAAGGCATTTATTGAAGTGAATGAAGAAGGTAGTGAAGCCGCAGCTGCCACAG GAATAGTGATTCAAGCGCGCTGTAGCGTATTTAATCTGCAGCTAATGGTTGACCGACCATTTTTCTATAGTATCATCAGCAGAGTTCAGAATCAGGGAACCGAAGATGGCAATGTTGTTGTGCTCTTTTCTGGTCGTGTTCTCGAACCGTTCTCCCCCTCACTTTGA
- the LOC117221074 gene encoding serine protease inhibitor 3/4 isoform X12 → MRMLKESILVAFLIALAMGSPAPRSDALRAVSQGTNDFSASLFQAVAQENPGNLIMSPLSAAVVLAMAAYGARGETEKQLKAVLHSPNPDKLAMHGYEELITSLNSVKENTLNLANKAFLNNKFSLKPTYQSLTENYFKSKTQLVDFAQSAQAANEINSWVSDKTNNHIKDLIGSGDVDADTALVLVNAVYFKGLWKDKFDPAATQSLPFHVNGNTVKNVPTMHRQDHYKYGELPEINAKFIEIPYKGDSLSMVIILPNEVNGLAEVEKKVQNINLSDVLSQGIVQEVQLYLPKFKIESKLDLNSPLKKLGLTDMFSSHANFSGIADAELVVSKVVQKAFIEVNEEGSEAAAATGFLAPAMFPGPPIIPVTFRIDRPFYFAIKHDTVAIFVGTISNF, encoded by the exons ATGAGGATGT TGAAGGAAAGTATCTTAGTCGCGTTCCTTATTGCACTAGCAATGGGTTCACCAGCACCTAGGTCAGATGCATTGCGCGCTGTGTCACAAGGAACAAATGACTTTTCAGCATCACTATTCCAG GCTGTGGCACAAGAAAATCCAGGCAATCTTATAATGAGTCCTCTTAGTGCAGCTGTTGTACTTGCTATGGCTGCTTATGGAGCTCGTGGTGAAACAGAAAAACAGTTAAAAGCTGTACTACATTCACCCAATCCAGATAAACTTGCaatgcatggatatgaagaacTTATCACTTCTCTAAAT AGTGTTAAAGAAAACACACTTAACCTGGCGAATAAAGCATTTCTCAACAAtaaatttagcttgaaaccaactTACCAGTCATTGACAGAGaattacttcaaatccaaaacTCAATTAGTTGACTTTGCCCAGTCTGCACAGGCTGCAAACGAAATTAACTCATGGGTTAGTGACAAGACAAACAACCACATTAAGGACCTTATAGGATCTG GTGATGTCGATGCGGACACGGCATTAGTGCTAGTTAACGCAGTATATTTTAAGGGTCTGTGGAAAGATAAATTCGATCCTGCAGCCACCCAATCATTGCCATTCCACGTTAATGGAAATACAGTAAAGAATGTACCTACTATGCATAGGCAAGATCACTACAAGTACGGCGAACTTCCCGAGATAAATGCTAAATTCATTGAAATACCGTATAAG GGAGATTCACTGAGTATGGTCATCATTCTTCCAAATGAAGTTAATGGTTTGGCTGAAGTAGAAAAGAAGGTACAGAACATAAACCTCAGCGACGTTCTAAGTCAAGGAATCGTACAGGAGGTGCAGTTATACCTTCCAAAGTTCAAGATCGAAAGTAAACTAGACCTAAACTCTCCTTTGAAGAAG CTTGGATTGACTGATATGTTCAGTTCTCACGCTAACTTCTCTGGTATTGCTGACGCCGAATTAGTTGTCAGCAAAGTTGTACAAAAGGCATTTATTGAAGTGAATGAAGAAGGTAGTGAAGCCGCAGCTGCCACAG GCTTTCTTGCACCTGCGATGTTTCCAGGTCCTCCAATAATTCCCGTAACGTTCAGAATTGACAGACCATTCTATTTTGCAATTAAACATGACACAGTTGCGATCTTCGTTGGTACAATATCAAATTTCTAG
- the LOC117221074 gene encoding iris isoform X11, which produces MRMLKESILVAFLIALAMGSPAPRSDALRAVSQGTNDFSASLFQAVAQENPGNLIMSPLSAAVVLAMAAYGARGETEKQLKAVLHSPNPDKLAMHGYEELITSLNSVKENTLNLANKAFLNNKFSLKPTYQSLTENYFKSKTQLVDFAQSAQAANEINSWVSDKTNNHIKDLIGSGDVDADTALVLVNAVYFKGLWKDKFDPAATQSLPFHVNGNTVKNVPTMHRQDHYKYGELPEINAKFIEIPYKGDSLSMVIILPNEVNGLAEVEKKVQNINLSDVLSQGIVQEVQLYLPKFKIESKLDLNSPLKKLGLTDMFSSHANFSGIADAELVVSKVVQKAFIEVNEEGSEAAAATGLNVRPLSSVWSPPKPIEFRINRPFLLIVNYHDVALFLAKAIS; this is translated from the exons ATGAGGATGT TGAAGGAAAGTATCTTAGTCGCGTTCCTTATTGCACTAGCAATGGGTTCACCAGCACCTAGGTCAGATGCATTGCGCGCTGTGTCACAAGGAACAAATGACTTTTCAGCATCACTATTCCAG GCTGTGGCACAAGAAAATCCAGGCAATCTTATAATGAGTCCTCTTAGTGCAGCTGTTGTACTTGCTATGGCTGCTTATGGAGCTCGTGGTGAAACAGAAAAACAGTTAAAAGCTGTACTACATTCACCCAATCCAGATAAACTTGCaatgcatggatatgaagaacTTATCACTTCTCTAAAT AGTGTTAAAGAAAACACACTTAACCTGGCGAATAAAGCATTTCTCAACAAtaaatttagcttgaaaccaactTACCAGTCATTGACAGAGaattacttcaaatccaaaacTCAATTAGTTGACTTTGCCCAGTCTGCACAGGCTGCAAACGAAATTAACTCATGGGTTAGTGACAAGACAAACAACCACATTAAGGACCTTATAGGATCTG GTGATGTCGATGCGGACACGGCATTAGTGCTAGTTAACGCAGTATATTTTAAGGGTCTGTGGAAAGATAAATTCGATCCTGCAGCCACCCAATCATTGCCATTCCACGTTAATGGAAATACAGTAAAGAATGTACCTACTATGCATAGGCAAGATCACTACAAGTACGGCGAACTTCCCGAGATAAATGCTAAATTCATTGAAATACCGTATAAG GGAGATTCACTGAGTATGGTCATCATTCTTCCAAATGAAGTTAATGGTTTGGCTGAAGTAGAAAAGAAGGTACAGAACATAAACCTCAGCGACGTTCTAAGTCAAGGAATCGTACAGGAGGTGCAGTTATACCTTCCAAAGTTCAAGATCGAAAGTAAACTAGACCTAAACTCTCCTTTGAAGAAG CTTGGATTGACTGATATGTTCAGTTCTCACGCTAACTTCTCTGGTATTGCTGACGCCGAATTAGTTGTCAGCAAAGTTGTACAAAAGGCATTTATTGAAGTGAATGAAGAAGGTAGTGAAGCCGCAGCTGCCACAG GTCTCAATGTAAGGCCTCTTTCGAGTGTTTGGTCACCGCCGAAGCCTATTGAGTTCCGCATCAATCGACCATTCCTGCTTATCGTTAATTACCATGACGTAGCCTTGTTCTTAGCAAAAGCCATATCTTAG
- the LOC117221074 gene encoding ipis-1 isoform X10 has protein sequence MRMLKESILVAFLIALAMGSPAPRSDALRAVSQGTNDFSASLFQAVAQENPGNLIMSPLSAAVVLAMAAYGARGETEKQLKAVLHSPNPDKLAMHGYEELITSLNSVKENTLNLANKAFLNNKFSLKPTYQSLTENYFKSKTQLVDFAQSAQAANEINSWVSDKTNNHIKDLIGSGDVDADTALVLVNAVYFKGLWKDKFDPAATQSLPFHVNGNTVKNVPTMHRQDHYKYGELPEINAKFIEIPYKGDSLSMVIILPNEVNGLAEVEKKVQNINLSDVLSQGIVQEVQLYLPKFKIESKLDLNSPLKKLGLTDMFSSHANFSGIADAELVVSKVVQKAFIEVNEEGSEAAAATAIGIEYFSLIAPTIFQVNGPFLYAIISRSDNIVLFNGRIIDPNV, from the exons ATGAGGATGT TGAAGGAAAGTATCTTAGTCGCGTTCCTTATTGCACTAGCAATGGGTTCACCAGCACCTAGGTCAGATGCATTGCGCGCTGTGTCACAAGGAACAAATGACTTTTCAGCATCACTATTCCAG GCTGTGGCACAAGAAAATCCAGGCAATCTTATAATGAGTCCTCTTAGTGCAGCTGTTGTACTTGCTATGGCTGCTTATGGAGCTCGTGGTGAAACAGAAAAACAGTTAAAAGCTGTACTACATTCACCCAATCCAGATAAACTTGCaatgcatggatatgaagaacTTATCACTTCTCTAAAT AGTGTTAAAGAAAACACACTTAACCTGGCGAATAAAGCATTTCTCAACAAtaaatttagcttgaaaccaactTACCAGTCATTGACAGAGaattacttcaaatccaaaacTCAATTAGTTGACTTTGCCCAGTCTGCACAGGCTGCAAACGAAATTAACTCATGGGTTAGTGACAAGACAAACAACCACATTAAGGACCTTATAGGATCTG GTGATGTCGATGCGGACACGGCATTAGTGCTAGTTAACGCAGTATATTTTAAGGGTCTGTGGAAAGATAAATTCGATCCTGCAGCCACCCAATCATTGCCATTCCACGTTAATGGAAATACAGTAAAGAATGTACCTACTATGCATAGGCAAGATCACTACAAGTACGGCGAACTTCCCGAGATAAATGCTAAATTCATTGAAATACCGTATAAG GGAGATTCACTGAGTATGGTCATCATTCTTCCAAATGAAGTTAATGGTTTGGCTGAAGTAGAAAAGAAGGTACAGAACATAAACCTCAGCGACGTTCTAAGTCAAGGAATCGTACAGGAGGTGCAGTTATACCTTCCAAAGTTCAAGATCGAAAGTAAACTAGACCTAAACTCTCCTTTGAAGAAG CTTGGATTGACTGATATGTTCAGTTCTCACGCTAACTTCTCTGGTATTGCTGACGCCGAATTAGTTGTCAGCAAAGTTGTACAAAAGGCATTTATTGAAGTGAATGAAGAAGGTAGTGAAGCCGCAGCTGCCACAG CCATTGGAATTGAATACTTCAGTCTCATTGCACCAACAATATTTCAAGTAAATGGACCTTTCCTTTATGCAATTATATCAAGAAGTGACAACATAGTCCTCTTCAATGGAAGAATCATTGATCCAAATGTGTAA